In a genomic window of Columba livia isolate bColLiv1 breed racing homer chromosome 4, bColLiv1.pat.W.v2, whole genome shotgun sequence:
- the LCORL gene encoding ligand-dependent nuclear receptor corepressor-like protein isoform X4 — MEKGTDRMAAAAPAPPAAASQCRSPRCTAERRGVRRELDSWRHRLMHCVGFESILEGLYGPRLRRDLSLFEDCEPEELTDWSMDEKCSFCNLHKETVSDRASVIGSSQSTPTEELSSQGQSNTDKIECQAENYLNALFRKKDLPQNCDPNIPLVAQELMKKMIRQFAIEYISKSSKIQENRNGSSFEPSLICKSIQMNQTENSLQEEQDSPLDLTVNRTQEQNTQQGDGVLDLSTKKSARLEEPKYDPLCSENSVSGRLHRHREDYVERSAEFADGLLSKALKDIQSGALDINKAGILYGIPQKTLLLHLEALPAGKPAPFRNKTRDFSDSYSFKDSKETCAVLQKVALWARAQAERTEKSKLSLLETSELKFPTASSYLHQLTLQKMVTQFKEKSENLQYETSSPTVQLKIPQLRISSVSKPQSDTAGLLDVMYHVSKTSSVLEGSALQKLKNILPKQNKIECSAPVTHSSVDSYFLHGDLSPLCLNAKNGTVDGTSENTEDSLDRKDNKQPRKKRGRYRQYDHEIMEEAIAMVMSGKMSVSKAQGIYGVPHSTLEYKVKERSGTLKTPPKKKLRLPDTGLFNMTDSGTGSCKNSSKPV; from the exons gttttgaaagtattttagaaGGGCTTTATGGACCAAGGCTACGAAGAGACCTCAGTTTATTTGAAG aCTGTGAGCCAGAAGAGCTAACTGACTGGTCTATGGATGAGAAATGCTCCTTTTGTAATTTACACAAAGAAACAGTCAGT GATCGTGCATCGGTTATTGGTTCTTCACAGTCAACGCCTACAGAGGAACTGTCATCTCAGGGCCAGTCCAACACTGATAAGATTGAATGCCAAGCAGAAAACTATCTAAATGCACTCTTTCGAAAGAAAG ATCTTCCTCAGAACTGTGATCCTAACATTCCCCTAGTTGCTCaggaattaatgaaaaaaatgatcCGTCAGTTTGCGATTGAGTACATTTCAAAAAGTAGCAAAATTCAAGAGAACAGAAATGGTTCATCGTTTGAACCAAGTCTGATATGTAAAAGCATCCAAATGAACCAAACAGAAAACTCCCTTCAGGAAGAACAGGATAGCCCTCTAGACCTCACTGTGAATCGAACTCAAGAACAGAATACTCAGCAAG GGGATGGAGTGCTAGATCTCTCTACAAAGAAAAGCGCAAGGTTGGAAGAACCAAAATATGATCCGTTGTGTTCTGAAAACTCAGTGTCTGG GAGACTACACAGACACAGAGAGGACTATGTGGAAAGAAGTGCTGAGTTTGCAGATGGTTTGCTCTCAAAAGCTTTGAAAGACATTCAGTCTGGAGCACTGGACATAAATAAAGCAGGCATACTTTATGGCATACCTCAAAAAACTTTACTTCTCCACTTAGAAGCCTTACCAGCAGGAAAGCCTGCACCTTTTAGAAACAAAACTCGAGATTTCAGTGATAGTTATTCGTTTAAAGACAGTAAAGAAACTTGTGCAGTCCTACAAAAAGTAGCCTTGTGGGCAAGAGCTCAAGCAGAGCGCACAGAAAAAAGTAAACTCAGTCTACTTGAAACCTCAGAATTAAAATTCCCAACAGCTTCCAGTTACCTCCACCAGTTAACTCTACAGAAAATGGTCActcaatttaaagaaaaaagtgaaaatctaCAATATGAAACTTCAAGTCCTACTGTACAATTAAAAATTCCTCAGCTAAGAATAAGTTCTGTGTCCAAACCACAGTCTGATACTGCTGGTCTTCTGGATGTTATGTACCACGTTTCTAAAACCTCCTCAGTCTTAGAAGGATCAGCTCttcaaaaattgaaaaatatacTCCCTAAACAGAACAAAATTGAATGTTCTGCACCTGTAACTCACTCAAGTGTTGACTCCTACTTTCTGCATGGGGACCTCTCTCCTTTGTGTCTTAATGCTAAGAATGGGACAGTAGATGGAAcctcagaaaacacagaagatagTTTGGATCGTAAAGATAATAAGCAACCAAGAAAAAAACGTGGCCGCTATCGGCAGTACGATCATGAAATAATGGAAGAAGCAATTGCAATGGTAATGAGTGGGAAAATGAGTGTTTCCAAAGCACAAGGAATTTATGGGGTACCTCACAGCACTTTAGAAtataaagtaaaagaaagatcTGGAACATTGAAGACTCCGCCGAAGAAGAAGCTCCGATTACCAGATACTGGCTTATTTAATATGACAGATTCAGGGACTGGCAGCTGCAAAAATAGTAGCAAGCCTGTGTAG